In the genome of Candidatus Woesearchaeota archaeon, the window AAAGAAAAGGAATTATTCTATGTTATAGGAAATGCAAAAGGAGGCACGGTAAATTATCTCTTTTTTGTGCATGGAACTTGCTATGCTGCAGACCATGCAGTATATGAAAAAGTCCATAACCCTATCAAAAAGGAAATTGATTCTGTTCTTGACTCTCTTGGATTAGAGAAAGGAGAAACTGTTGAACTTGGAAAAGTCAAAAGAGTTGATCCACTGGGCATAACTGAGCTGCGAATACGAGGAATGTGGAGCATAGATAATCCAATTGAAGTTTTTGAGGATATCTGCAAGCTTGGGGACAATAGATTCCACCTCTTCGCACTTCTAAGAAAGGAAAAATACTTATCATATCCTAAGGAAGATATTAAAGAGATAGAATCTAACAAAGAGATTTCTGTTAAAGACGTTAAAATCAAAGACCCGAATAATCCCGCAAAAATATTGGAGGCGAAGCTTATAACCTTCGTGATAAGATGAAGATTGCATCATTCTTTTCAGGAGCTGGAGGCTTGGATTTAGGGTTTACCAATGCAGGATTTGATATTGTTTTTGCTAATGATAATTGGGATGGCTGCGGGGAAACTTTTGAAAAGAACCACAATCTAAAAATAAATAAAAAATCAATAACTGATATATCACCTGATGAGATTCCTGATGTAATTGGCTTCATCGGGGGGCCACCGTGCCAAAGCTGGAGCTTAGCAGGAGCAATGAGGGGAATTAAAGACTCGAGAGGGCAGTTATTCTATAATTATATAAATTTAATAAAAGAAAAAAAACCATTATTTTTCCTAGCTGAAAATGTTGCAGGAATCCTATCTCCCACACATTTAGCCGAATTTGCAAAGATTGTTGAAGCTTTCAAAAAAATAGGGTACAATGTAACATACAAATTACTTGATGCACAAGATTATGGTGTCCCTCAAGAAAGAAAAAGAGTTATAATCATCGGGTATCATGAGAAATTAGGGAAAAAATTTGAGTTTCCAGAGCCACAAGCAAAAAAGCTAAAATTGAAAGACGCTATAGGCGATTTGCCAGAACCAGTTTCTGCCAAAGAAAAAAATAAAACAAACAAAAACTTGCCTGTTTCCAATCACGAGTATATGAACGGCGGATTTTCAACAATATATATGTCAAGAAATAGGGTTCGAACATGGGATGAGCCGTCATTCACTATCCAAGCAGGAGGAAGGCATGCACCTTTACATCCTCAAGCCCCAAAGATGAAATTTATCGAGCAAAACAAAAGAGAATTTATATCAGGAAAAGAACACCTTTACAGAAGATTATCTGTGAGGGAATGTGCAAGAATCCAAACATTTCCAGATGATTTCATTTTTTATTATAACGATGTTGCAGACGGATACAAAATGATAGGGAACGCTGTTCCTGTCAAGTTTGCCGAAGCGATTGCAAAAAAAATACTCATTGATTTGAAAGGGCTTAATGCTAAAAACAAGGTAATGGCATGGACAGAATCACAAAAGAAAAAAGAAGCAGAATTATGTCCAGTATCAGGTCAGTAAATACTTCTGTTGAAATAAAGTTCAGAAAACTGCTTTTTGCCAACGGATTAAGGGGCTACAGAAATCATTATCTAAATATCATGTCGGAACATATGAAAATAGATTTGGAACTTATAGGAAATCGCTTGAAAAATTTGTAATTTATATTAATGAAGAGGAGACTTCTTCGGAAGAACTTGTCGAACAGAAAGATAAAAATGAAAATGGCTGACATAAGACAAAACGAAACATTAACTGGAGATTACGTTTTATAGTTATGAAAAGAGATAATTTTAAATGTAAAAATTGTGGAAGATCTCCCGCAATAGATATGAGTCTAATTCTTCATGTTGACCATATTAAAGCATTGGCTAATGGTGGAGAAACAGTTCTTGAAAATTTACAAACACTTTGTTCTAAATGTAATATCG includes:
- a CDS encoding HNH endonuclease: MKRDNFKCKNCGRSPAIDMSLILHVDHIKALANGGETVLENLQTLCSKCNIGKSDLE
- a CDS encoding NgoPII family restriction endonuclease — translated: MAPNVIRAILNIASYKNNDLKSYASTYLIRINAVGEQLEFYIKDAIATSFKLPQDKKQEAYSKAFAWLGNQNHPPDLIIKNGDAFEIKKIESLKSALALNSSPPKNKLSSKDIRITADCKKCDGGDWKEKELFYVIGNAKGGTVNYLFFVHGTCYAADHAVYEKVHNPIKKEIDSVLDSLGLEKGETVELGKVKRVDPLGITELRIRGMWSIDNPIEVFEDICKLGDNRFHLFALLRKEKYLSYPKEDIKEIESNKEISVKDVKIKDPNNPAKILEAKLITFVIR
- a CDS encoding DNA cytosine methyltransferase, whose product is MKIASFFSGAGGLDLGFTNAGFDIVFANDNWDGCGETFEKNHNLKINKKSITDISPDEIPDVIGFIGGPPCQSWSLAGAMRGIKDSRGQLFYNYINLIKEKKPLFFLAENVAGILSPTHLAEFAKIVEAFKKIGYNVTYKLLDAQDYGVPQERKRVIIIGYHEKLGKKFEFPEPQAKKLKLKDAIGDLPEPVSAKEKNKTNKNLPVSNHEYMNGGFSTIYMSRNRVRTWDEPSFTIQAGGRHAPLHPQAPKMKFIEQNKREFISGKEHLYRRLSVRECARIQTFPDDFIFYYNDVADGYKMIGNAVPVKFAEAIAKKILIDLKGLNAKNKVMAWTESQKKKEAELCPVSGQ